A window of the Cannabis sativa cultivar Pink pepper isolate KNU-18-1 chromosome X, ASM2916894v1, whole genome shotgun sequence genome harbors these coding sequences:
- the LOC115723482 gene encoding immune-associated nucleotide-binding protein 9-like produces the protein MGGYACEYSDRENASICNENKALTIVLVGKTGNGKSATGNTILGRKAFNSKTSSSGVTATCELHHTLRTDGQLINVIDTPGLFDFSDGKSSREIAKCIDLAKDGIHAVVLVLSVRNRFTKEEESVFHSLQTLFGTKIVDYMIIVFTGGDDFEDDVTFEFEHYLGRECPHPLKVMVGRCENRVLLFDNKTRDKIKKADQVEQLLSLVNNVVEKNGGRPYTNDLFSELKYLQEGAMKIHDREDLLLFDQEGPMKKIVEMIEARLKETVQILEKQLEKEKKARQKAGKRALQEQKILEERILNLRRDLEEAGNNKSNCVIL, from the exons ATGGGTGGATATGCTTGTGAATATAGTGATCGAGAAAATGCCTCCATATGCAATGAAAATAAGGCTCTTACTATTGTATTAGTGGGgaaaacaggcaatggcaaaaGTGCCACAGGCAATACCATTCTTGGTAGAAAGGCCTTCAACTCGAAAACAAGTTCCTCTGGTGTTACAGCCACTTGTGAATTGCACCACACTCTACGCACAGATGGCCAACTCATCAATGTCATTGACACTCCTG GACTATTTGATTTTTCAGATGGGAAATCATCAAGGGAAATTGCTAAGTGTATTGATTTGGCTAAGGATGGAATTCATGCTGTGGTGTTAGTTTTGTCTGTTAGGAACCGTTTCACAAAGGAAGAGGAGTCTGTTTTTCATAGTTTGCAAACTCTTTTTGGTACCAAAATAGTTGATTACATGATTATTGTATTTACTGGTGGAGATGACTTTGAAGACGATGTGACTTTTGAATTTGAGCATTACTTAGGCCGTGAATGTCCTCATCCCCTGAAG GTTATGGTCGGAAGATGTGAAAATCGAGTGTTGCTCTTTGATAATAAGACTCGTGATAAAATAAAGAAGGCTGACCAAGTTGAACAGCTTCTGTCTCTTGTAAACAATGTGGTGGAGAAAAATGGTGGTCGTCCATATACTAATGATTTATTCTCTGAGCTAAag tatttacagGAAGGGGCTATGAAAATTCATGATCGGGAAGATTTGCTATTATTTGATCAAGAAGGGCCTATGAAGAAAATTGTTGAAatg attGAGGCGAGGTTAAAAGAGACAGTTCAAATTCTTGAAAAACAATTGGAGAAAGAGAAAAAAGCCAGACAAAAGGCAGGAAAGAGGGCTTTGCAAGAACAAAAGATATTAGAAGAGAGAATTCTCAATCTTAGAAGGGATCTCGAGGAAGCAGGCAATAACAAGTCCAACTGTGTCATTCTTTGA